From Canis lupus familiaris isolate Mischka breed German Shepherd chromosome 16, alternate assembly UU_Cfam_GSD_1.0, whole genome shotgun sequence, one genomic window encodes:
- the LOC119877061 gene encoding collagen alpha-2(I) chain-like translates to MFADLIHRYFVFSVSPLTAIRSCTNGGEETKIRERCPCSCALRPGKGTIPLRKPINWHLRARLSVPPRTRGPERAGAGRAPTRLGGPRLGCRPAGGPRGAGCPAVPEGLGGGVPRGRGRGRSSAGAGARCRAAEEARTHGRHRPRGCSGAPGSPTPAGRLGLVTRPRPSRCPRSARLPPGAGASRAPTRTVPRSAPWPRRPPHLPGGARAPQQVAPGHAASSGAETEGRRLKPSASLVQTVSLRARPPALPHPRPACPSG, encoded by the exons ATGTTTGCCGACTTGATTCACAGGTACTTCGTGTTCTCAGTTTCCCCTCTCACAGCCATCAGGAGTTGCACAAATG GAGGTGAGGAGACTAAGATTAGAGAGAGGTGCCCTTGCtcctgcgccctgcgccctggGAAGGGAACGATACCGTTAAGGAAGCCTATAAACTGGCACCTGCGCGCGCGGCTCTCGGTGCCCCCGCGAACCCGAGGGCCAGAGCGGGCAGGGGCGGGCAGGGCGCCCACCCGACTGGGAGGACCGAGGCTGGGCTGCCGTCCTGCGGGCGGGCCCCGGGGAGCCGGCTGCCCCGCGGTCCCGGAAGGTCTGGGCGGCGGAGTTccgcgcgggcgcgggcgcgggcgctcgtcggcgggggcgggagcgcggTGCCGGGCCGCGGAGGAGGCCCGGACCCACGGCAGGCACAGGCCCCGCGGGTGCTCCGGCGCTCCCGGCTCGCCCACCCCCGCCGGCCGCCTGGGCTTGGTGACGCGCCCGCGCCCCTCCCGGTGCCCCAGAAGTGCTCGCCTTCCCCCTGGGGCCGGCGCCTCCCGCGCCCCCACCCGCACGGTCCCGCGTTCTGCCCCctggccccgccgccccccgcacCTACCGGGCGGGGCCCGCGCTCCCCAGCAGGTGGCCCCGGGCCACGCGGCGTCCAGCGGGGCCGAGACGGAGGGAAGGCGGCTCAAACCCTCGGCCTCGCTTGTGCAAACAGTGTCCctgcgcgcccgcccgcccgcgctgCCCCACCCGCGGCCCGCGTGCCCCAGCGGCTGA